A stretch of Christensenellaceae bacterium DNA encodes these proteins:
- the hrcA gene encoding heat-inducible transcription repressor HrcA: protein MELSDRKLKILKAIIDDYIDTGIPVGSRTLSKKPDLDYSPATIRNEMADLEEMGFLDQPHTSAGRTPSDKAYRLYVDRMMHIGRVTKDEALFIRNYFDTRIGEIGEVLESAAKALSDMTKHISMVTAPTLKGAKLRRIQIVKITETKALLVFVTDNGLVQDKMIHIPAAMDAHQLEILSNMLTDRVQSTSLKEAEEIIKSSCMDALNEQKLIMGEVLDAINMNREKKELAIGGAQNIFNYPEYKDVSKAQHFLQLLETKDMLYQVMSNAADLEFSVRIGRENPYDDFKDMSIVTATYKIGGEKIGSFGVIGPTRMDYARVLSVLNYVGMSLSDILSCLLETDDKK, encoded by the coding sequence GTGGAATTGTCAGACAGAAAATTGAAAATCTTAAAAGCCATTATCGATGATTATATCGATACGGGCATTCCTGTCGGTTCGCGTACGCTTTCCAAAAAACCGGACCTGGATTACAGTCCCGCGACGATCCGCAACGAAATGGCGGACCTTGAGGAGATGGGTTTTTTAGACCAGCCGCATACTTCTGCGGGCAGGACGCCCAGCGATAAGGCATACCGTCTCTACGTGGACCGGATGATGCATATCGGCCGTGTGACAAAGGACGAAGCGCTCTTTATCCGCAATTATTTCGATACGCGGATCGGGGAGATCGGCGAGGTTTTGGAATCGGCTGCGAAAGCCCTTTCGGATATGACCAAGCATATCTCCATGGTAACGGCCCCTACCTTAAAAGGGGCGAAGCTGCGGCGGATCCAGATCGTGAAGATCACGGAAACAAAGGCGCTGCTCGTGTTTGTTACGGATAATGGCCTTGTGCAGGATAAGATGATCCATATTCCCGCCGCTATGGATGCGCATCAACTGGAGATACTCTCCAATATGCTGACAGACAGGGTGCAAAGCACATCATTAAAGGAAGCGGAGGAGATTATAAAGAGTTCGTGTATGGATGCGCTCAACGAGCAGAAGCTGATTATGGGCGAGGTACTGGACGCGATTAACATGAACCGCGAAAAAAAAGAACTTGCAATCGGCGGCGCGCAGAATATTTTCAATTATCCGGAATATAAGGACGTTAGTAAGGCGCAGCATTTCCTGCAGCTTTTGGAGACGAAAGACATGCTCTACCAAGTGATGTCAAACGCGGCGGATCTGGAATTTTCGGTCCGCATCGGCAGGGAAAATCCCTACGATGATTTCAAGGATATGAGCATCGTAACTGCGACATACAAAATCGGCGGGGAAAAGATCGGTTCGTTCGGCGTAATCGGGCCGACGCGTATGGATTATGCGCGCGTGCTTTCCGTCCTCAATTACGTAGGTATGAGTCTGAGCGATATTCTATCATGTCTGCTTGAAACAGACGATAAGAAATAA
- the lepA gene encoding elongation factor 4 produces the protein MSNDYQKHIRNFCIIAHIDHGKSTLSDRLIEMTGTVASRDLKEQLLDTMDLERERGITIKSQAVRMLYKKDGQEYELNLIDTPGHVDFTYEVSRSLAACEGAVLVVDASQGIEAQTLANVYLAMDNDLEIIPVINKVDLPSARPDEIAAEIEDVLGIDASDAPRVSAKSGENVEQVLEAIVDKLPPPSGDENAPLKALVFDSYYDNYKGAISYVRVMDGKVSEGTKIKFMASGKTFDATEVGVFAPSLIPTKELKAGDVGYIAASIKNVADTRVGDTVTDVMNPAREPLPGYKKITPMVYCGIYPADGAKYDDLRDALEKLQLNDASLLYDPEVSVALGFGFRCGFLGLLHMEIIQERLEREFDLDLVTTAPSVSYRVHLMSGEEIEIENPTNLPDVSMIEYMEEPVAKVSVMTPDTYVGAVMELCQEKRGTFKNMEYIEATRVLLHYEIPLNEIIYDFFDNLKSRTRGYASMDYEIKGYEKSDLVKLDILLNGDMCDALSLIVHKDRAYARGRAIAEKLKEVIPRQMFEIPIQAAIGGKIIARETVKALRKDVLAKCYGGDISRKKKLLEKQKEGKKRMRQVGSVEVPSEAFMSVLKMD, from the coding sequence ATGAGCAACGACTATCAAAAACATATACGGAACTTTTGTATTATAGCACACATCGATCACGGCAAGTCCACGCTTTCGGACCGGCTGATCGAGATGACGGGCACGGTCGCGAGCAGGGACCTAAAAGAACAGCTGCTCGATACGATGGATTTGGAGCGTGAGCGTGGCATTACGATCAAGTCGCAGGCGGTGCGCATGCTATATAAAAAAGACGGACAGGAGTATGAGCTCAACCTGATCGATACGCCCGGCCATGTGGATTTTACCTATGAGGTTTCACGGTCGCTGGCGGCATGCGAGGGCGCTGTGCTGGTGGTGGACGCAAGTCAGGGGATTGAGGCGCAGACACTGGCCAACGTCTATCTGGCGATGGATAACGACCTGGAAATCATTCCGGTGATCAACAAAGTCGATCTTCCCAGCGCGCGGCCGGATGAGATCGCCGCCGAAATCGAGGACGTGCTGGGCATAGACGCTTCGGACGCGCCGCGTGTGAGCGCGAAAAGCGGCGAGAACGTGGAGCAGGTTTTAGAGGCCATCGTAGACAAGCTGCCGCCGCCATCAGGGGATGAGAACGCTCCTTTAAAGGCGCTGGTATTCGATTCGTACTACGATAATTATAAAGGCGCAATCAGTTATGTCCGCGTTATGGACGGAAAGGTGTCCGAGGGGACTAAGATCAAATTCATGGCTTCGGGCAAAACGTTCGACGCGACAGAAGTAGGCGTGTTCGCCCCCTCCCTTATTCCTACCAAGGAACTGAAAGCGGGCGACGTAGGATATATTGCAGCGAGTATCAAAAACGTTGCGGATACGCGCGTAGGCGATACGGTAACGGACGTTATGAACCCCGCCAGGGAGCCGCTGCCCGGCTATAAGAAGATTACGCCTATGGTATATTGCGGTATTTATCCGGCAGATGGCGCGAAATATGACGACTTGCGCGATGCGTTGGAAAAGCTCCAGCTAAACGACGCTTCGCTGCTTTATGACCCGGAGGTTTCCGTGGCGCTCGGCTTTGGATTTCGCTGCGGATTTTTGGGATTGCTGCATATGGAGATCATCCAGGAGCGTTTGGAACGGGAATTTGACTTGGACCTTGTGACAACGGCGCCCAGCGTTTCTTACCGCGTGCACCTGATGAGCGGGGAAGAAATCGAGATCGAAAACCCGACCAATCTGCCGGATGTTTCTATGATTGAATACATGGAAGAACCGGTTGCCAAAGTGAGCGTGATGACGCCGGATACTTATGTGGGCGCAGTGATGGAGTTATGCCAGGAAAAACGCGGAACTTTCAAAAACATGGAATATATTGAAGCGACGCGCGTGCTGCTGCATTACGAGATCCCGCTGAATGAGATTATTTACGACTTTTTTGACAACTTAAAATCACGGACGCGCGGGTATGCGTCTATGGATTATGAGATTAAGGGCTATGAAAAGAGCGACCTTGTGAAGCTGGATATATTGCTGAACGGGGATATGTGCGACGCGCTTTCGCTGATTGTGCACAAGGACCGCGCCTATGCGCGCGGCAGGGCGATCGCAGAAAAGCTGAAAGAGGTCATTCCGCGCCAGATGTTCGAAATACCCATCCAGGCGGCGATCGGTGGAAAAATCATCGCGCGCGAGACGGTTAAAGCGTTGCGTAAGGACGTGCTCGCCAAGTGCTACGGCGGCGACATATCGCGCAAGAAGAAGCTGCTGGAAAAGCAGAAAGAGGGTAAAAAACGCATGCGGCAGGTGGGAAGCGTAGAAGTTCCGTCCGAGGCGTTTATGAGCGTTCTGAAAATGGATTAG
- the prmA gene encoding ribosomal protein L11 methyltransferase, with amino-acid sequence MDWLKVSVFTQKEAEEIISAVLMEAGAHGVSIEGDNEACAKGGLPWDYLSDEVLRKVPFCVAAFFPCDGNEGTFVEEIRHRLGDVREMELGVPLGTLEVKTDIVREQDWENAWKAYFKPVKISDFFVIKPTWETYEAKKDEIVIEIDPGMAFGTGNHETTRMCVHLLEEYMEPDMTVIDAGCGSGILSIAAAKLGAKKVYSLDLDPVAVKVTNENAALNACESVISAQKSDLLSEVPEQEKADIIVANIIADVVISLNSIAKRYLKVGGMYICSGIIDSRLDDVRKSIEQEGYKVIQILQDGEWRALACKYRG; translated from the coding sequence ATGGATTGGTTAAAGGTCAGCGTCTTTACGCAAAAGGAAGCGGAAGAGATTATTTCCGCAGTACTGATGGAAGCCGGCGCGCACGGCGTATCCATTGAGGGCGACAACGAGGCGTGTGCCAAAGGCGGACTGCCGTGGGATTATTTATCCGACGAAGTCCTGCGTAAGGTGCCGTTTTGTGTAGCGGCGTTTTTTCCATGTGATGGGAACGAGGGTACTTTTGTGGAAGAGATCCGCCACCGTCTTGGGGACGTGCGTGAGATGGAGCTCGGCGTTCCGCTGGGTACGCTGGAGGTGAAAACAGACATCGTCCGCGAACAGGACTGGGAAAACGCGTGGAAAGCGTATTTTAAGCCGGTAAAAATATCTGATTTTTTTGTGATCAAGCCAACATGGGAAACGTATGAAGCCAAAAAGGATGAGATCGTCATAGAAATTGATCCGGGCATGGCGTTTGGAACGGGGAATCATGAGACAACGCGTATGTGCGTACATTTGCTGGAAGAGTATATGGAGCCGGATATGACGGTGATCGACGCAGGCTGCGGCAGTGGGATTCTTTCGATCGCCGCTGCCAAACTGGGAGCGAAAAAGGTTTATTCGCTTGATCTCGATCCTGTGGCGGTAAAGGTAACGAATGAAAACGCGGCGCTCAATGCGTGCGAAAGCGTAATCAGCGCGCAAAAATCCGACCTGCTTTCAGAAGTTCCAGAGCAGGAAAAAGCGGATATTATCGTCGCAAATATCATTGCGGACGTTGTAATCAGCTTAAACAGCATTGCCAAGCGTTACCTGAAAGTAGGCGGTATGTATATCTGCTCGGGTATCATCGATTCACGTCTCGATGACGTAAGAAAATCCATTGAACAGGAAGGATATAAGGTGATACAGATACTGCAGGATGGAGAATGGCGTGCGCTCGCCTGTAAGTATAGGGGATGA
- a CDS encoding ribosomal RNA small subunit methyltransferase E, which translates to MARVLRMDTGDSLILFDGSGIDYAGRITKIAEDGVHIEIIEKIESKSEPPAHIHICQAVIKSDHLDYVVQKCSEMGVYDFIPFISERCVKRPDEKSAAKLVQRERRIALEAAKQCGRSRVPAVGEIVRFKELAAKLEETDALILLAYENEKNLMIKDVLQQEKKTRDIFVVIGPEGGFTKQEVGSLIHAGAKVCSLGALILRSETAGLAATAMIQYHLMEARV; encoded by the coding sequence ATGGCGCGCGTCCTGCGCATGGATACAGGCGATAGTCTGATCCTGTTTGACGGCAGCGGTATCGATTATGCGGGCAGGATAACAAAAATCGCCGAAGACGGCGTCCATATAGAAATCATTGAGAAAATCGAGTCAAAGTCTGAACCGCCGGCGCATATCCATATCTGTCAGGCGGTCATAAAAAGCGACCATTTGGATTATGTGGTGCAAAAATGCAGCGAAATGGGCGTATATGATTTTATACCTTTCATAAGCGAACGGTGCGTTAAACGGCCGGACGAAAAGTCCGCAGCAAAATTGGTGCAACGGGAGCGGCGCATTGCCCTTGAAGCGGCCAAACAGTGTGGGCGGTCACGCGTACCGGCAGTCGGCGAAATTGTGCGGTTTAAAGAGCTTGCGGCGAAACTGGAAGAGACGGACGCTCTTATTTTATTGGCGTATGAAAATGAAAAAAATCTTATGATCAAGGATGTACTGCAACAAGAAAAAAAGACGCGGGACATTTTTGTGGTGATCGGGCCGGAAGGCGGCTTTACGAAGCAGGAAGTCGGAAGCCTGATTCACGCGGGGGCGAAAGTATGCAGTCTTGGAGCTTTGATTTTGCGCAGCGAAACGGCGGGCCTTGCGGCGACAGCAATGATAC
- the dnaJ gene encoding chaperone protein DnaJ: MAKDYYETLGVDKSASADEIKSAYRKLAKQYHPDMNKGDEAAAQKFKEVNEAYQVLSDDQKRQQYDTYGNADFNGAGGFGQGGFGGFEGFGGFGDIFENIFGGGGMRQQPNGPQRGSDIRVNMRISFEQAAEGVKQEITISRLEKCDTCSGTGAKPGTDRRTCPTCNGTGQQRVQQQTMFGNFVNVQTCPTCGGEGTIVDSPCEDCKGKGTRQKQRTIMINVPAGIDNGQVLTMRGEGNAGKRGGPAGDLQIVISVKPHKLFERLGYDLYLDMNVSMMQAALGAEIEVPVLDGKVRYKVEAGTQPGTVFRLKGKGIKYLNGNRTGDLYVRANVQIPKKLSEKQKKVLRDFEDKVKAKDRDVEFSKPKDAF, encoded by the coding sequence TTGGCTAAGGACTATTATGAAACACTCGGCGTTGATAAGAGCGCGAGTGCGGACGAGATAAAAAGTGCATACAGGAAGCTGGCAAAGCAATATCATCCGGATATGAACAAAGGTGATGAGGCGGCTGCGCAAAAGTTCAAGGAAGTCAACGAAGCGTATCAGGTTTTAAGCGACGACCAGAAGCGCCAGCAATACGATACTTATGGCAACGCGGATTTTAACGGCGCGGGCGGATTTGGCCAGGGTGGTTTCGGCGGCTTTGAGGGGTTTGGCGGCTTCGGCGATATTTTCGAGAATATTTTTGGCGGGGGAGGTATGCGCCAGCAGCCGAACGGACCGCAGCGCGGCAGCGACATCCGTGTCAATATGCGTATCAGCTTTGAGCAGGCGGCCGAGGGTGTAAAACAGGAAATTACAATAAGCCGTCTGGAAAAGTGCGATACCTGCAGTGGCACGGGCGCAAAGCCGGGAACGGACAGACGCACATGCCCGACGTGCAACGGAACGGGACAGCAAAGGGTACAGCAGCAGACGATGTTTGGTAATTTTGTGAACGTTCAGACATGTCCGACGTGCGGCGGCGAGGGAACGATCGTGGATTCGCCGTGCGAGGATTGCAAGGGCAAAGGTACGCGGCAAAAGCAGCGTACGATTATGATCAATGTTCCGGCCGGTATTGATAACGGGCAGGTTCTTACGATGCGCGGCGAGGGCAACGCGGGTAAACGCGGCGGGCCAGCCGGAGACCTGCAAATTGTGATTTCCGTAAAGCCTCATAAGTTGTTTGAACGGCTGGGATACGACCTGTATCTGGATATGAATGTCAGCATGATGCAGGCTGCGCTCGGCGCCGAAATCGAGGTTCCGGTACTGGACGGCAAGGTACGCTATAAAGTCGAAGCGGGAACCCAGCCGGGAACGGTATTCCGGCTGAAAGGAAAGGGCATCAAATACTTAAACGGCAACAGGACAGGCGACCTCTATGTGCGTGCAAACGTACAGATTCCCAAAAAACTGAGCGAAAAGCAGAAGAAAGTATTGCGGGATTTTGAAGACAAGGTCAAGGCAAAGGACCGCGACGTTGAGTTCAGCAAACCTAAGGATGCATTTTAA
- the grpE gene encoding protein GrpE: MAQKKHAEEKKQEETKKDPDITEEETEKEPEEKQQTSEACETENTESAQLGEQLKALEAEKEEYVNALIRERADFENYKKRNADLSANSYQNGVADAAMAMLPILDNFERALTAECADQAFYDGVGMIMRQLREALKNLGVEEIEAKGQFNPEFHNAVMQVEEDGCEPNSIVEVLQKGYSLKGKVLRHSMVKVAK, translated from the coding sequence TTGGCACAAAAGAAACATGCAGAAGAAAAAAAGCAGGAAGAAACGAAGAAAGATCCGGATATAACAGAAGAAGAAACGGAAAAAGAGCCGGAAGAAAAGCAGCAGACCAGTGAAGCGTGCGAGACCGAAAATACGGAATCGGCGCAGTTAGGCGAGCAGCTTAAGGCGTTGGAAGCGGAAAAGGAAGAATATGTGAACGCTCTGATCCGCGAACGGGCCGATTTTGAAAATTACAAAAAGAGGAATGCGGACCTTTCGGCCAATTCTTACCAGAACGGCGTGGCGGACGCCGCGATGGCGATGCTGCCGATTCTCGATAACTTTGAACGCGCCCTTACCGCGGAATGCGCCGACCAGGCCTTTTACGACGGCGTGGGCATGATTATGCGGCAACTGCGGGAAGCTCTTAAAAATCTGGGCGTGGAAGAAATCGAAGCAAAGGGGCAGTTTAATCCGGAGTTCCACAATGCGGTGATGCAGGTGGAAGAAGATGGGTGCGAGCCGAACAGCATTGTGGAAGTGCTGCAAAAGGGATACAGCTTAAAAGGCAAAGTGCTCCGCCACTCGATGGTCAAGGTTGCAAAATAA
- a CDS encoding coproporphyrinogen III oxidase: MLGLYFHIPFCVKKCAYCDFVSTERQSLIAPYMHALQKETEIVGGMYNKAVDSVFFGGGTPSFIDEAYIRRIMNTVRRDFKFAADAEVTLEANPCSLSREKVYAYRDAGINRLSIGLQAAQDSHLKTLGRQHNVAMFDNAFDLAREAGFENINIDMIYALPGQTVREWEETLFHALHKKPEHISAYALKIEEGTPMARMAAAGEITPVDEEMDVRMYHMAQAILDNKGYDNYEISNFAINGYECAHNLKYWNLKDYIGLGVSAHSCIDRLRFANTGDIHEYIENMGKGRLRYEQSDFIGDTERKIEYIMLKLRLKKGFLLYDYKRRFGTDFLTEYAPEIEKACGEGLCVVQNDCVLPTKKGFDLQNQLVSILIANL, encoded by the coding sequence ATGCTGGGACTTTATTTTCACATACCGTTTTGCGTCAAAAAATGTGCATATTGCGATTTTGTCTCAACGGAGCGGCAATCGCTGATCGCTCCGTATATGCACGCGCTGCAAAAAGAAACGGAAATCGTCGGCGGTATGTATAACAAGGCCGTTGATTCCGTGTTTTTTGGCGGCGGTACGCCTTCGTTCATTGATGAGGCATACATCCGGCGGATCATGAATACCGTCCGCCGAGACTTTAAGTTTGCTGCGGACGCCGAGGTGACATTGGAAGCGAATCCATGCTCTTTGAGCAGGGAAAAGGTGTATGCTTACCGCGACGCAGGCATAAACCGCCTGAGTATCGGCTTGCAGGCAGCGCAGGACAGCCACTTAAAAACGCTGGGGCGGCAGCACAACGTGGCGATGTTCGACAACGCCTTTGACCTCGCGCGGGAAGCGGGGTTTGAAAATATTAATATCGACATGATATATGCGCTCCCGGGGCAGACCGTCCGCGAATGGGAGGAAACGCTTTTCCACGCGCTACACAAAAAGCCAGAACACATTTCCGCATATGCTCTGAAGATAGAAGAAGGAACGCCGATGGCGCGGATGGCGGCGGCAGGAGAGATCACGCCTGTGGATGAAGAGATGGATGTGCGTATGTACCACATGGCGCAGGCGATTCTCGATAATAAGGGCTACGACAATTACGAAATATCCAATTTTGCGATCAACGGCTATGAGTGCGCCCATAATCTGAAATACTGGAACCTGAAAGACTACATCGGATTGGGCGTATCCGCGCATTCGTGTATCGACCGCCTGCGCTTTGCGAATACGGGCGACATACATGAGTACATTGAAAATATGGGCAAGGGCAGGTTGCGCTATGAGCAATCGGATTTTATCGGCGATACGGAACGAAAGATCGAATATATCATGCTCAAGCTGCGCCTGAAGAAAGGATTTCTTTTGTATGATTACAAAAGGCGTTTTGGTACGGATTTCCTAACGGAATACGCGCCGGAGATCGAAAAAGCGTGCGGCGAAGGACTGTGTGTGGTGCAAAACGACTGTGTGCTGCCTACCAAAAAAGGCTTTGACCTGCAAAACCAGCTTGTCTCCATACTCATCGCGAATCTCTAA
- the dnaK gene encoding chaperone protein DnaK, which produces MGKVIGIDLGTTNSCVAVMEGGEAVVIPNAEGGRTTASVVAFSNTGERLVGQVAKRQAVTNPDHTVMSIKRDMGTDRKITIEGKTYSPQEISAMILQKLKSDAEAYLGETVTQAVITVPAYFSDAQRQATKDSGKIAGLEVLRIVNEPTAAALAYGLEKDHNQKILVYDLGGGTFDVSLLEIGDGVIEVLATSGNNRLGGDDFDDKIVKWMVDEFKKSDGIDLGNDKIALQRLKEAAEKAKIELSGVMQTNINLPFITADASGPKHLDLNLTRSKFDELTADLVAATEGPTSSAIKDAGIQSSEIDKVLLVGGSSRIPAVQDMVKRITGKEPFKGINPDECVAMGAAIQAGVLGGEVKDVLLLDVTPLSLGIETMGGVFTKLIDRNTTIPAKKSQVFSTAADGQTSVEIHVLQGEREMAAYNKTLGKFQLTGIAPAPRGVPQIEVTFDIDANGIVNVSAKDMGTGKEQKITITASTNLSDEDIDKAVKEAEQFAQEDKDRKAEVEARNNADSLVYQTEKTLKDLGDKVSADDKKKIEDEVAATKEALKTTNIDQIKSATEKLQNVSFETFGKIYQQAGGDPNAAAGGAGFDPNYNPNSGADAKKDDNVVDADYEVVDDDKKDDEKKD; this is translated from the coding sequence ATGGGCAAAGTAATTGGAATCGATTTAGGAACAACAAACTCCTGCGTAGCGGTTATGGAAGGCGGCGAAGCCGTCGTAATCCCTAACGCGGAGGGCGGCAGGACGACGGCATCCGTTGTGGCATTTTCGAATACAGGGGAAAGACTCGTAGGACAGGTGGCTAAGCGCCAGGCTGTTACCAATCCGGACCACACGGTAATGTCCATCAAACGCGACATGGGCACGGACAGGAAGATCACAATCGAAGGAAAAACCTATTCCCCGCAGGAGATTTCCGCGATGATCCTGCAAAAGCTGAAATCGGATGCGGAAGCGTATCTGGGCGAAACAGTGACGCAGGCCGTTATTACGGTACCGGCATATTTTTCGGATGCACAACGGCAGGCTACGAAAGACTCCGGTAAAATCGCGGGTCTCGAGGTACTGCGTATTGTCAACGAACCGACGGCTGCAGCGCTTGCATACGGCCTTGAAAAGGATCACAACCAGAAAATTCTGGTATACGACCTGGGCGGCGGTACGTTCGACGTATCCCTGCTGGAGATTGGCGACGGCGTTATCGAAGTGCTGGCAACGAGCGGTAATAACCGTCTTGGCGGCGACGATTTTGACGATAAGATCGTAAAATGGATGGTAGACGAATTCAAGAAGAGCGACGGTATCGACCTTGGAAACGACAAGATCGCACTGCAGCGATTAAAGGAAGCGGCGGAAAAAGCGAAGATCGAGCTTTCCGGCGTGATGCAGACCAACATCAACCTGCCGTTTATCACGGCGGACGCATCAGGTCCTAAGCATTTGGACCTTAACCTGACGCGCTCGAAATTCGACGAACTGACGGCAGATCTTGTTGCAGCGACGGAGGGCCCCACGTCCAGCGCGATTAAGGATGCGGGAATCCAGAGTTCTGAAATCGATAAGGTGCTTTTGGTCGGCGGTTCATCCCGTATTCCGGCAGTACAGGACATGGTCAAGCGTATCACAGGTAAAGAGCCGTTTAAGGGAATCAATCCGGACGAGTGCGTAGCGATGGGCGCCGCGATCCAGGCAGGTGTTTTAGGCGGCGAAGTAAAAGACGTGTTGCTTTTGGATGTTACACCGCTTTCCCTCGGAATCGAGACGATGGGCGGCGTATTCACCAAGCTGATCGACAGGAATACGACCATTCCGGCAAAGAAGAGTCAGGTATTCTCCACGGCTGCGGACGGGCAGACAAGCGTGGAAATTCACGTACTGCAGGGCGAGCGTGAAATGGCGGCTTATAATAAGACGCTCGGCAAGTTCCAGCTTACAGGTATCGCGCCGGCTCCCAGAGGCGTACCGCAGATCGAAGTTACGTTCGACATCGACGCAAACGGTATCGTAAACGTATCCGCTAAAGATATGGGCACGGGCAAGGAGCAGAAGATCACGATCACGGCATCTACAAACCTGTCGGATGAAGATATTGACAAGGCGGTCAAGGAAGCGGAACAGTTCGCGCAGGAAGACAAGGACCGCAAGGCAGAGGTTGAAGCGCGTAACAATGCGGATTCTCTCGTATACCAGACGGAAAAGACGCTCAAAGATTTGGGCGACAAGGTATCGGCAGACGACAAGAAAAAGATCGAGGACGAAGTAGCGGCGACAAAAGAAGCCCTCAAGACAACGAATATCGATCAAATCAAATCCGCTACGGAAAAACTGCAGAACGTATCGTTTGAAACGTTCGGCAAGATTTATCAGCAGGCGGGCGGAGATCCGAACGCTGCGGCAGGCGGCGCGGGTTTCGATCCCAACTATAACCCGAACAGCGGCGCGGATGCGAAGAAAGACGATAATGTCGTAGACGCGGACTACGAAGTAGTCGACGACGACAAAAAGGACGACGAGAAAAAAGACTGA